A single genomic interval of Adhaeribacter pallidiroseus harbors:
- a CDS encoding HEAT repeat domain-containing protein has translation MKWDNIEVLLDRYYEAETTLEEENYLRQYFNQAEVPPSLKAAQDYFKFREAQRHEKLTGYTHDEWLFSQIEEPKIRRFFLRPDSFSMLLQVAASIALLIIGFWWGNRNTFVNTAQPEVAALRQEIQEFKKVLSPKSAESATASERLLVVRREVTKAPADKEVAQILINAMNFDPNVNVRLAACESLFQYRQLPMVREAYIQSLQIQTDPNVQAMLIDILVALKEKQAIDQVKKLTQKPNLQPTIKLKAQQAIGILI, from the coding sequence ATGAAGTGGGATAATATAGAAGTGCTGCTGGATCGCTATTACGAAGCCGAAACTACCCTGGAGGAAGAAAATTACCTACGCCAGTATTTTAACCAAGCCGAGGTACCACCCAGCTTAAAAGCAGCCCAAGACTATTTTAAATTTAGGGAGGCCCAACGCCACGAAAAACTGACCGGCTATACCCACGACGAGTGGTTATTTTCCCAAATAGAAGAACCCAAAATACGGCGGTTTTTCTTACGGCCCGATTCTTTTTCTATGCTGTTGCAAGTAGCTGCCAGTATAGCCTTACTAATTATTGGTTTTTGGTGGGGCAACCGGAACACATTTGTTAACACTGCCCAGCCGGAAGTAGCGGCTCTGCGTCAGGAAATACAAGAATTTAAAAAAGTATTGTCGCCCAAGTCTGCGGAAAGTGCAACGGCCTCGGAGCGTTTGCTGGTGGTTCGGCGGGAAGTAACGAAAGCGCCGGCCGATAAAGAAGTAGCGCAAATTTTAATCAACGCCATGAACTTCGACCCGAACGTAAATGTGCGCCTGGCCGCTTGCGAATCTTTATTTCAGTACCGGCAATTGCCCATGGTGCGCGAAGCTTATATCCAGTCGTTACAAATACAAACCGACCCGAATGTGCAAGCCATGCTGATTGATATTCTGGTGGCTTTAAAAGAAAAACAAGCAATAGATCAGGTAAAGAAATTAACGCAAAAACCGAATCTGCAACCTACCATTAAACTAAAAGCCCAACAAGCCATCGGCATCCTGATTTAA
- a CDS encoding TonB-dependent receptor translates to MSATAHKISIKGVVYGKNTNTPLSGATVKLLHTPKVSTTDNFGVYIFTDLADGPYELQISYLGYEQSRASVEVNQAAPAKVVTHLATGNLQLSEVAVSAAQDKPLNIISAVDLQMRPIQNSQEILRFIPGLVMAQHAGGGKAEQIFLRGFDIDHGTDINLTADGMPVNMVSHAHGQGYSDLHFLIPETIQAVDFGKGPYQANKGNFATAGYADFRTRTALDRNSIKLEAGRFDNYRAVGMFNLLGPAARQNHQNAYVAAEYLFSNGYFDLPQNLDRLNIFGRYQGIINDKTIINASLSAFRSNWGASGQIPERAVSQGLISRFGAIDSSEGGNTARYNATISLEKMLAHEAVLKNQVYLIKYDFNLYSNFTLFLNDPVNGDEIRQRENRTIYGYQGSYEKELTLLGKPLRSDIGIGLRYDDVNGSELSRTRNRAFVAPAQLGNTNEANAFAYWSETWELSPRLSVNAALRFDQFYFKYRNLLPTDTLAAVLKAKRNRLSPKLNISYALSPTVQVYLNTGQGFHSNDTRVSVLPNAREILPKATGTDLGVTLKPTNRLFVNAALWFLDLEQELVYVGDEGIVEPSGKTRRYGLDFSARYQFTDNLFGDADVNLAKPRARDTEAGAYYIPLAPTATSTGGFTYQSPNKFRGSLRYRYVGDRSANEDYSLTADGYFLLDAVAAYTFKKLEFKLSAENLLNQEWKEAQFETESRLRGEAEGLTEINFTPGTPFFIKAGITYNF, encoded by the coding sequence TTGTCGGCTACCGCCCATAAAATATCTATTAAGGGCGTAGTTTATGGCAAAAACACCAACACCCCTTTATCAGGGGCTACTGTTAAGTTACTCCATACGCCTAAAGTTTCTACTACCGATAATTTTGGCGTGTACATTTTCACCGATCTGGCCGATGGCCCGTATGAACTACAAATTTCTTACTTGGGCTACGAACAAAGCCGGGCGAGCGTAGAAGTAAACCAAGCCGCCCCGGCCAAAGTAGTGACGCACCTGGCAACCGGCAACTTACAGCTTTCCGAAGTAGCGGTTTCGGCGGCTCAAGATAAACCTTTAAACATTATTAGCGCCGTGGATTTGCAAATGCGGCCTATTCAGAACTCCCAGGAAATCTTGCGCTTTATTCCGGGCCTGGTAATGGCGCAGCACGCCGGCGGTGGTAAAGCCGAACAAATTTTTCTACGGGGTTTTGATATTGATCATGGCACGGATATTAACCTCACTGCCGATGGTATGCCGGTAAACATGGTATCGCACGCGCACGGGCAAGGTTATTCCGACTTGCATTTTTTAATTCCCGAAACCATACAAGCCGTGGATTTTGGCAAAGGGCCCTACCAAGCCAATAAAGGCAACTTTGCTACCGCCGGTTACGCCGATTTCCGGACCCGCACGGCTCTGGATCGAAACAGCATAAAACTAGAAGCCGGCCGTTTTGATAATTACCGGGCCGTGGGTATGTTTAATTTACTCGGACCAGCGGCGCGACAAAATCATCAGAACGCTTACGTTGCCGCGGAGTATCTATTCAGTAACGGTTATTTTGATTTACCGCAAAACCTGGATCGCCTGAATATTTTCGGTCGTTATCAAGGCATTATCAACGATAAAACCATTATTAATGCTTCCCTTTCGGCATTTCGGAGTAATTGGGGCGCTTCGGGGCAAATACCGGAACGGGCCGTGTCGCAAGGCCTCATCAGCCGTTTTGGCGCGATCGATAGCAGCGAAGGTGGCAATACGGCCCGGTACAATGCTACCATTTCCCTCGAAAAGATGCTGGCCCACGAAGCGGTGCTAAAAAACCAGGTATACCTCATAAAATACGATTTTAATTTATATTCTAATTTTACCTTATTCCTGAACGACCCGGTAAACGGCGACGAAATCCGGCAACGCGAGAACCGTACCATTTACGGCTACCAGGGCAGTTACGAAAAAGAACTTACGTTACTGGGCAAACCGCTCCGGAGCGATATTGGCATTGGCTTGCGCTACGACGATGTGAATGGGTCCGAGTTAAGCCGCACGCGTAACCGGGCCTTTGTAGCACCGGCGCAACTCGGCAACACTAACGAAGCCAATGCTTTTGCCTACTGGAGTGAAACCTGGGAGCTTTCGCCTCGCTTGTCTGTAAATGCTGCGCTGCGCTTCGACCAGTTTTATTTTAAATACCGGAATTTACTACCAACCGATACGCTGGCAGCCGTTCTTAAAGCCAAACGAAACCGCCTCAGCCCCAAACTGAATATTTCTTACGCCTTATCTCCCACAGTACAGGTATATCTGAATACCGGCCAAGGATTTCACTCCAACGATACCCGGGTATCGGTGTTGCCTAATGCTCGCGAAATCTTACCCAAAGCCACCGGCACCGACCTGGGAGTAACATTAAAACCAACCAATCGATTATTTGTAAACGCAGCGCTTTGGTTCCTGGATTTAGAACAAGAATTAGTGTACGTTGGCGATGAAGGCATTGTGGAACCGTCCGGCAAAACCCGGCGTTACGGATTAGACTTTTCGGCTCGTTACCAGTTTACAGATAACTTATTTGGTGACGCCGACGTGAATCTGGCCAAACCCCGCGCCCGCGACACCGAAGCTGGGGCTTATTATATTCCTTTAGCGCCTACTGCTACCAGTACCGGCGGTTTTACTTACCAATCACCCAATAAATTCCGGGGCAGTTTGCGCTACCGCTACGTAGGCGACCGCTCTGCCAACGAAGATTACAGCTTAACCGCCGATGGCTATTTCTTACTCGATGCGGTAGCCGCGTACACCTTTAAAAAACTGGAATTTAAGCTTAGCGCCGAAAACCTGCTGAACCAGGAATGGAAAGAAGCCCAGTTCGAAACCGAGTCGCGGTTGCGTGGCGAAGCGGAAGGTTTAACGGAAATTAATTTCACCCCCGGTACGCCATTTTTTATTAAGGCGGGTATTACGTATAATTTTTAA
- a CDS encoding DUF4331 family protein: MKMFTKSGLLKSGLVVAAVASLSVFATRYNYLESSSHREAPIIANDPLADNTDVYAFRNPRNKNNMVIIANYVPFQHPHGAPNFYSFGENIAYDIHIKNDATKKEDDILYRFEFKITNEDPTTHFYIRLGKQNQKNTYTCKKSTDGGKTFTTIISNGVVPPYNVGPRSIQSAVGLNSDYDKLMQGAIMTASTGEKVFCGPVDDPFFVDIGGIEDLGNVRSNKPVDGLKRLNVHSIALDIPIEMLNKEHQKVSQAWSILDPDFIIGVWASASRRKIMVRESNGKIKHEGEYVQVSRLGMPLTNEVIIPIGKKDEWNSVSSNKDSKDFEQYFTNPELALYMDDSKFGKAVPGLAPLRIQTKSLGKYDFRNGADGLYSLLGNPATKGTALDTKLFGNYLLRDNEPRSVDLLPIFMTGVPNLPPYQLATGKKDGNPLAAGKPFINNFLPTFGDMLRVNMSTPVTTRESPDFSSLGLVQAAVLGLTDPRYNKTKFVQFIPNMDGFPNGRRLEDDVVRIELQAVSGVVLAAIGLGYDDYDVKAGAGTIGDVEQQHNSDPILITPPAGTIITDIRSATFGTGKGSSYDNFKFDASCQADVTDIVRTFYAARLTDFEPNYQIPVNRNVLGNPCPGSEKSLLVLADYRTPASLATKNLVNVLTFTTGVEKNDAPLPGAFPFEARPWNGFLDGGHGNDNGSGNIDPSASSSMAPFQAPASMNLAAPDVMLKQMESFPNPSQDQTTFRYHIVQPANVSLHIYDANGNLIATPVNKEPRAAGTYEVAVNVSKYKGGIYYARVVNGTKSDQTLKFVVTK; this comes from the coding sequence ATGAAAATGTTTACCAAGTCTGGCCTGCTGAAATCCGGGCTGGTAGTGGCGGCAGTAGCCTCCCTATCCGTGTTTGCCACCCGCTACAATTACTTGGAATCTTCCAGTCACCGGGAAGCTCCCATAATTGCCAATGACCCCTTGGCCGATAATACCGACGTGTATGCTTTCCGTAACCCCCGGAACAAGAACAATATGGTAATTATCGCAAACTACGTTCCCTTTCAGCATCCGCACGGCGCTCCCAACTTTTATAGCTTCGGAGAAAATATTGCATACGATATTCACATTAAAAACGACGCTACCAAGAAAGAAGACGATATTTTGTACCGGTTTGAATTTAAAATAACGAATGAAGACCCCACCACGCACTTTTACATCCGCTTAGGCAAGCAAAATCAGAAAAACACCTATACCTGTAAGAAAAGTACTGATGGGGGTAAAACTTTTACTACTATCATCAGCAATGGCGTGGTGCCGCCTTATAATGTAGGCCCGCGAAGCATCCAAAGTGCAGTTGGTTTAAACAGCGACTACGACAAACTGATGCAAGGCGCGATTATGACCGCCAGTACCGGTGAAAAAGTCTTCTGCGGACCGGTAGATGATCCGTTTTTTGTAGATATTGGAGGCATTGAAGATTTAGGTAACGTTCGGTCGAACAAACCGGTTGACGGCTTAAAAAGACTGAATGTACACAGCATTGCATTGGATATTCCGATCGAAATGCTAAATAAAGAACACCAGAAAGTAAGCCAGGCCTGGAGCATTCTGGATCCAGATTTTATTATTGGCGTTTGGGCCTCGGCTAGCCGACGTAAAATTATGGTACGCGAAAGCAATGGTAAAATCAAACACGAGGGCGAATACGTACAGGTTTCGCGTTTAGGCATGCCGCTCACTAACGAAGTAATTATTCCGATTGGTAAAAAAGACGAATGGAATAGTGTTTCGTCTAATAAAGATTCAAAAGATTTTGAGCAATACTTTACTAACCCGGAACTGGCATTATACATGGATGATTCTAAATTCGGGAAAGCTGTGCCGGGTTTAGCGCCTTTGCGCATTCAAACTAAATCGTTGGGTAAGTATGACTTCCGGAATGGGGCTGATGGCTTGTATTCTTTGTTAGGCAATCCAGCTACTAAAGGTACCGCCCTGGACACCAAATTATTCGGGAATTATTTACTCCGCGATAACGAACCCCGCTCCGTAGATTTACTACCAATTTTTATGACAGGGGTGCCAAACCTACCCCCCTACCAACTAGCTACTGGTAAAAAAGACGGTAACCCTTTGGCCGCTGGTAAACCATTTATCAATAACTTTTTGCCTACTTTCGGCGATATGTTGCGGGTAAATATGTCTACTCCGGTTACTACCCGCGAATCGCCGGACTTTAGCAGTTTAGGTTTGGTGCAAGCCGCTGTGCTAGGTTTAACCGATCCGCGGTATAATAAAACCAAGTTTGTTCAGTTTATTCCGAACATGGACGGCTTCCCGAACGGACGTCGTTTAGAAGATGATGTAGTGCGCATTGAATTACAAGCAGTTAGCGGCGTTGTGCTGGCGGCAATAGGTTTAGGCTACGACGATTATGACGTAAAAGCAGGGGCCGGAACCATCGGCGATGTAGAACAACAACATAATAGCGATCCGATTTTGATTACACCACCCGCCGGTACCATTATAACGGATATTCGTTCGGCCACATTTGGTACGGGTAAAGGCAGTAGTTACGATAATTTTAAATTTGATGCCAGTTGCCAAGCCGATGTTACCGATATTGTGAGAACTTTTTACGCGGCCCGTCTAACAGACTTTGAACCTAACTACCAAATTCCGGTAAACCGCAATGTTTTAGGTAATCCGTGTCCGGGTTCCGAAAAAAGTTTGCTGGTTTTAGCAGATTACCGCACGCCGGCTAGCTTGGCTACTAAAAATTTAGTGAATGTTTTAACCTTTACTACTGGAGTTGAGAAAAATGATGCTCCGTTGCCCGGCGCGTTTCCTTTTGAAGCCAGACCTTGGAACGGATTCCTTGATGGCGGCCATGGTAATGACAATGGTAGCGGTAATATTGACCCTAGCGCTAGTTCCAGCATGGCTCCTTTTCAAGCACCAGCCAGCATGAATTTAGCTGCTCCTGATGTAATGCTGAAACAAATGGAAAGCTTTCCAAATCCTTCACAGGATCAAACTACTTTCCGTTACCATATTGTGCAGCCAGCTAATGTTAGCTTACATATTTACGATGCTAATGGCAACTTAATAGCTACTCCGGTTAACAAGGAACCAAGAGCTGCGGGCACGTACGAAGTAGCGGTAAACGTAAGTAAGTACAAGGGCGGTATTTATTACGCCCGCGTAGTAAACGGAACTAAATCCGACCAAACTTTAAAATTTGTTGTTACTAAATAA
- a CDS encoding DUF4097 family beta strand repeat-containing protein: MKKLLLFVLSSYFLVITALAQQVVEKTLPVAPHQKIDLQLKFGDAIKVTAWDRKEVYIKVTYNINSGRLNNALKLNFTSETEGPRVTVDLDQDLLKGGKAEDCPDSYNKGNHYYNNVQQYFTCTQIDYEIKVPREGNLVVNTINGNIELREFTGSVNAKSISGFVDMSWPGKKGATVALKTITGEVYSNLDIDFTNKQKEIPMVGYQLKGNINGGGTEVKLETISNNVYFRKKE, from the coding sequence ATGAAAAAATTATTGCTTTTCGTACTGAGTAGCTACTTTCTAGTAATAACAGCGTTAGCACAGCAAGTAGTCGAAAAAACGTTGCCGGTAGCCCCTCATCAAAAGATAGACCTGCAATTAAAATTTGGCGATGCTATTAAAGTTACCGCCTGGGACCGCAAAGAAGTATACATTAAAGTTACGTACAACATTAATTCCGGGCGGCTGAACAATGCTTTAAAATTAAATTTCACTTCTGAAACCGAAGGACCAAGGGTAACCGTTGACCTGGATCAAGACTTATTAAAAGGTGGTAAAGCCGAAGATTGCCCCGATAGCTATAATAAGGGCAATCATTATTACAATAACGTCCAGCAATACTTTACCTGCACCCAAATTGATTATGAAATAAAAGTACCCCGCGAGGGCAACTTGGTCGTAAACACCATTAACGGCAACATAGAGCTCCGCGAATTCACGGGATCAGTAAACGCTAAATCTATTAGTGGTTTCGTAGATATGAGTTGGCCGGGTAAAAAAGGCGCAACCGTTGCGCTCAAAACCATAACCGGCGAGGTATATTCTAACCTGGATATTGATTTTACCAACAAGCAAAAAGAAATACCGATGGTAGGCTACCAATTAAAAGGCAATATAAATGGCGGTGGCACCGAAGTTAAGTTAGAAACAATCAGCAATAACGTTTACTTCCGGAAGAAAGAATAA
- a CDS encoding cupin domain-containing protein, which translates to MNNIQPASTPTVINSRAWKYTSLVFYPTAVFRIWKDSYPLVIKLLYTLVGLPVFLGVFLFLAITGFALFLRPLDLSVGNRPDRTVYNSGGNYQSTFLKTGAETNGAYELIQVEVEPHGGNEWHYHKNFDETFTVLKGQAQVGQGKKEFRVNEGQSATARRGEMHYFLNPTNSTMLLRVKVSPAGGLEKSIRIAYGLANDGQFNGPLTKNPWHMALLLGYSGTYLPDVPGFIQEPLVNALAKIAQWKGEDKALEKYFR; encoded by the coding sequence ATGAACAACATACAACCTGCATCCACACCAACAGTAATCAACTCCCGGGCCTGGAAATATACTTCTTTGGTCTTTTACCCCACGGCGGTATTTCGTATCTGGAAAGACTCTTACCCTTTAGTTATCAAGCTGTTGTATACCTTGGTAGGCTTGCCCGTATTTTTAGGTGTTTTCCTGTTTTTAGCTATCACTGGTTTTGCGCTATTCCTGCGGCCTTTAGATTTAAGTGTGGGTAATCGCCCGGACCGGACCGTTTACAACAGCGGCGGAAACTACCAGTCCACGTTCCTGAAAACCGGGGCCGAGACGAACGGCGCCTATGAGTTGATTCAAGTTGAAGTAGAACCCCATGGCGGCAATGAGTGGCATTACCACAAAAATTTTGATGAGACTTTTACGGTTCTCAAAGGCCAGGCGCAAGTAGGGCAGGGTAAAAAAGAATTCCGGGTAAACGAAGGCCAAAGTGCCACCGCCAGAAGAGGCGAAATGCATTATTTTTTAAATCCTACCAATTCCACCATGCTTTTACGGGTAAAAGTATCGCCGGCGGGCGGCCTGGAAAAAAGTATCCGGATTGCTTATGGCTTGGCCAACGACGGTCAGTTTAACGGACCTCTTACTAAAAATCCGTGGCACATGGCCTTACTTTTGGGTTACAGCGGCACCTACTTACCCGACGTTCCCGGGTTTATTCAGGAACCATTAGTGAATGCCCTGGCCAAAATTGCGCAATGGAAAGGCGAGGATAAAGCTTTGGAGAAATACTTCCGGTAA
- a CDS encoding RNA polymerase sigma factor: MDLQTFKQKVLPTKDKLFRLAKSMLRHHEEAEDALQEVFLKLWTNQHKLEACKSVEAFAMTVTKNLCLDKLKVKAPKHLADVTELEIASGSHSPHVSYELSNSAEVMRRLVDELPEQQRLILHLRDVEGYSFEEIEQITQLSLNTIRVNLSRARKLVRDRYLKIENYEVG; this comes from the coding sequence ATGGATTTACAAACGTTTAAACAGAAAGTTTTACCCACCAAGGACAAGCTTTTCCGGCTGGCAAAATCAATGCTGCGCCACCACGAAGAAGCCGAAGATGCCTTACAGGAAGTCTTTCTGAAACTGTGGACCAATCAGCACAAACTGGAAGCTTGCAAAAGTGTAGAAGCATTTGCCATGACGGTAACTAAAAATTTGTGCCTGGATAAGTTAAAAGTAAAAGCGCCCAAGCACCTGGCCGATGTAACGGAGTTGGAGATTGCCTCCGGCTCCCACTCGCCGCATGTTAGTTACGAGTTGAGTAACAGTGCCGAGGTGATGCGCCGCTTAGTAGACGAGTTACCCGAACAACAAAGATTGATCTTGCATTTACGTGATGTGGAAGGATACTCCTTCGAAGAAATAGAACAAATTACGCAATTATCGCTCAACACTATCCGGGTTAATTTATCGAGAGCCCGCAAATTAGTACGCGACCGTTATTTAAAAATTGAAAATTATGAAGTGGGATAA
- a CDS encoding tetratricopeptide repeat protein, protein MKKNYFYLAALSVMLVAGYVFYQKYQNVSDPTPPLRERQGPISTTSEWINTKAAIQGLQRKLREKPGDLKSKLLLGLAYMQEARVTGEHPYYYPAALGLIQDVLDHESQDQVLIYEATVAKATIQLSLHQFDEALETGKEALKINDHGAAVYGVLCDANVELGHYEEAITMADKMASLRPDLKSYSRVSYLREIHGDMPGAIEAMALAVAAGFPGLEQTAWATVTLGSLYEKTGDLKNAAVQFNKAIQFSPNYAFAISGLGRLAVKNKDYKTAEQLFTQAANIIPEFSFQEELVRLYQQQGKTAKAQATMVDLLNGLEEDQEAGHVVDLELANIYLELGKNPNKALEYALNEYKRRPDNIDVCKALAAIYYQKQDYATAATYLKKAKRTNSQDAGLVCLDGLVKFRLGDQANGTTLIQKSFTINPYQNTLCSAEAKNLVNKALSKL, encoded by the coding sequence ATGAAAAAAAACTACTTCTACCTCGCGGCTCTATCGGTAATGTTGGTGGCAGGCTATGTATTTTACCAGAAGTATCAGAACGTTTCGGATCCTACTCCCCCGCTTCGCGAACGGCAAGGGCCTATTTCTACTACCAGCGAATGGATCAATACGAAAGCGGCCATTCAGGGATTACAGCGTAAGCTGCGCGAAAAACCCGGTGATTTAAAAAGTAAACTATTATTAGGCTTAGCCTATATGCAGGAAGCTCGCGTAACTGGCGAACACCCTTATTATTATCCGGCTGCCCTTGGCTTAATTCAGGACGTTTTAGACCACGAATCTCAAGATCAGGTATTAATATATGAAGCTACCGTAGCCAAAGCAACCATTCAGCTTTCGCTCCACCAGTTTGACGAAGCCTTAGAAACTGGTAAAGAAGCACTAAAAATTAATGATCACGGGGCTGCGGTTTATGGCGTGCTATGTGATGCTAACGTGGAACTAGGTCATTACGAAGAAGCTATTACCATGGCCGATAAAATGGCTTCTTTACGACCAGATTTAAAGTCGTACTCGCGGGTATCGTACCTCCGCGAAATCCACGGCGATATGCCCGGCGCTATTGAAGCCATGGCATTGGCCGTAGCTGCCGGTTTTCCGGGCTTAGAACAAACCGCTTGGGCCACGGTAACATTAGGCAGTTTATACGAAAAAACCGGTGATTTAAAAAATGCGGCTGTGCAATTTAACAAAGCAATACAATTCTCGCCTAATTACGCTTTTGCCATCAGCGGCTTGGGCCGCTTAGCTGTAAAAAACAAAGACTATAAAACAGCGGAACAATTATTTACGCAAGCCGCCAACATTATCCCGGAATTTTCATTTCAGGAAGAGTTGGTTCGGTTGTACCAGCAGCAGGGTAAAACGGCTAAAGCCCAAGCTACCATGGTGGATTTATTAAATGGCCTGGAAGAAGATCAGGAAGCGGGCCACGTAGTAGACCTGGAGCTAGCTAACATTTACTTGGAGCTAGGTAAAAATCCCAATAAAGCGCTGGAATATGCCTTAAACGAATACAAAAGAAGACCCGATAACATTGATGTGTGCAAAGCACTGGCCGCTATTTATTACCAAAAACAAGATTACGCCACAGCTGCCACTTACTTAAAAAAGGCAAAGCGCACCAATAGCCAGGATGCCGGCCTGGTTTGCCTCGATGGTTTGGTTAAGTTTCGTTTAGGCGATCAGGCAAACGGGACTACTCTCATTCAAAAATCATTCACGATTAACCCGTACCAAAATACCTTGTGCAGCGCTGAAGCCAAAAATTTAGTTAATAAAGCGCTATCCAAACTCTAA
- a CDS encoding helix-turn-helix transcriptional regulator, protein MDKIENHNWSEVFSDISYQEVFRNDRYVEAVAHFKEPNLANAQITTIQTPGIELIQANFTTARKLVLVDPESTEKISSSFILSGDVESQFALNKNPVVHWVNTHGFQYTPDFQGRHIIHNHKLQAFSLNYDNAYFKSLAQSSGMPYLDKVLDCMERGETLLVSPGELVMQPRMAELLHAMVQCKFQGLTKYLFIEAKILELLALQMEQLNTKTNTRVEWSRADQERLKAVHDFINQSYLEPLTLAGLCYQFGLNEFKLKKGYKHFFGTTVFGHIHRLRLQAAQQLLATGQMNVSEVSFHLGYNNISSFSEAFKKHYGYLPGKLSLQRTSLSASYTF, encoded by the coding sequence ATGGATAAAATTGAAAATCACAACTGGAGTGAGGTTTTCAGCGATATTTCTTACCAGGAAGTATTTCGCAACGATCGCTACGTAGAAGCCGTAGCGCATTTTAAAGAACCTAATCTGGCGAATGCCCAAATTACGACCATTCAAACGCCCGGGATAGAGTTGATACAAGCCAACTTTACCACGGCGCGCAAACTGGTGCTGGTAGATCCGGAAAGTACCGAAAAAATTAGTTCTTCTTTTATTTTAAGCGGCGATGTAGAGTCGCAGTTTGCTTTAAACAAAAACCCCGTGGTGCATTGGGTAAATACACATGGCTTTCAATACACGCCCGATTTTCAAGGCCGGCACATTATTCACAACCACAAGCTGCAAGCCTTTTCCCTGAATTACGATAACGCTTATTTTAAAAGCTTGGCCCAATCATCGGGCATGCCCTACCTCGATAAGGTTCTGGATTGCATGGAACGCGGCGAAACCTTGTTAGTTTCGCCGGGGGAGTTGGTCATGCAACCCCGCATGGCCGAGTTACTCCACGCCATGGTCCAATGTAAATTTCAGGGCCTGACGAAATACTTGTTTATCGAGGCCAAAATTTTAGAATTATTGGCCCTCCAAATGGAGCAGCTCAACACCAAAACCAACACCAGAGTAGAGTGGAGCCGCGCCGACCAGGAGCGCTTAAAAGCGGTGCACGACTTTATTAACCAGTCTTACCTGGAGCCATTAACTTTAGCGGGTTTGTGTTATCAGTTTGGCCTGAATGAATTTAAATTAAAAAAAGGCTACAAGCATTTTTTTGGCACTACGGTTTTTGGTCATATTCACCGGTTACGCTTACAAGCAGCGCAACAGTTACTCGCTACCGGGCAAATGAATGTTTCCGAAGTTTCCTTTCACTTAGGCTACAACAACATCAGCAGTTTTTCCGAAGCCTTTAAAAAACATTATGGCTACCTACCCGGGAAACTTAGTTTGCAACGAACCAGTCTTTCCGCATCCTATACATTTTAA
- a CDS encoding DUF4097 family beta strand repeat-containing protein, which yields MKKIFFCIALSTFLTHPDWAQEAGSKLIINNDTGLTLAINADSGSAANFLLEPEKEINDDHPGERREYKTKLGNSAENQVRLIMASSEVKIIGHNSDEVIIETNNYQAPPARAQGLKPLYNGAEDNTGIGLSVKREGNTLTIVKAQKNQGKYVIRVPKKVSVAYTEANWNGGDFELSDVEGEIELKLNNSRAELTNVAGPIVANSTNGGIQVKFKNVNQQKPSSISVVNGEIDISLPAATKANWNLRSINGEVYTDFDMALPKDKTDLQKIAGSNNVKGKTNGGGVEMNVYTINSDIFIRKSK from the coding sequence ATGAAAAAGATATTCTTCTGTATTGCTCTAAGCACGTTTCTTACTCACCCAGACTGGGCCCAAGAGGCTGGGAGCAAACTAATTATAAACAATGACACCGGGCTTACCCTGGCCATTAACGCTGATTCTGGTTCTGCTGCCAACTTCCTTCTGGAACCGGAAAAAGAAATTAACGACGACCATCCCGGCGAACGCCGCGAATATAAAACTAAGCTGGGTAACAGTGCCGAGAACCAAGTACGCTTAATAATGGCCAGCAGCGAAGTAAAAATTATTGGCCATAATTCCGACGAGGTAATTATAGAAACGAACAACTACCAGGCACCACCCGCCCGAGCCCAGGGCCTGAAACCACTGTATAATGGCGCCGAAGATAATACCGGTATTGGTTTATCGGTAAAGCGCGAAGGAAACACCTTGACCATTGTGAAAGCGCAAAAAAATCAAGGCAAATACGTGATTCGGGTTCCCAAAAAAGTATCGGTAGCTTATACCGAAGCTAACTGGAATGGCGGCGATTTTGAATTATCGGATGTGGAAGGCGAAATAGAACTAAAACTCAATAATTCCCGGGCCGAACTCACGAATGTGGCCGGACCTATCGTGGCTAATAGTACCAACGGCGGCATACAGGTAAAATTTAAAAACGTGAACCAGCAAAAGCCCTCGTCTATTTCGGTGGTAAACGGCGAAATCGATATTTCTTTACCCGCTGCTACCAAAGCTAACTGGAATCTGCGCTCGATCAACGGCGAAGTTTACACCGATTTTGATATGGCTTTACCTAAAGATAAAACTGATTTGCAAAAAATTGCCGGCAGCAATAATGTAAAAGGTAAAACAAATGGGGGCGGCGTAGAAATGAACGTGTACACCATTAACAGCGATATTTTTATTCGCAAAAGCAAATAA